The nucleotide sequence CCATGGAGCATCTTTATTGTCACCAGcaccgtgtgtgtgtgtccgtGTCCCCCCCCGGGGGTGAATGGTaccgccgggggggggggaccaTCCGGATGTCACCACTGGGAGGAGTGTGGGGGGGTCCTCAGATGCTGCCTGcaatggggacacacacatggGGGGGCAGCAGAACaggggggggtctatggggacatgggggggacTTGGCCTTACCTGTGGGGTAGGTGTCACCGTCCAGGGGGGTGTAACCTGCAaagggggtgaatgggggggggggggtgtgagaGGAGGGTCCGTGTCACCCCCAAAGcactgtccctgtccccatggcCTCACCCAGTGCCGGTGCTGGTGCCCGGTAGCGATGGAGCCCAATGGCAAAGACCCCGATCCCCAACAGCATCACCATGGTGGCCGCTACCACcttcaccagcagcacaggggacaACCCATGAcctggacacacacacacacaacaccgTGAGCTGATGTCACCCCCACAATGGGGTGACAAGGAAACACCCCCCCCAGACTCACCCCAGTCCACCAAGAGGGGTTGGTCCAGGCTCGGGTGCTGCACGGAGCAGGTGAAGGTGTCCCCATGGGCCGGGGCTGCCAGGAGCCTGAGCTGGGTCTGGTAGGTGAGGTCCCCattggggacaatggggggggggtcctcaTCGGGGGTCACCAGGTCCCCATTGTGCAGCCACAGGACGGTGACGTCCGGGGGGTAGAAGCCCCACACGTGGCAGGTGAGGAGCAGGGGGACCAAGGGGTCCCCCGAGGATGAGGAGGTGATGAGGACCTGGGGGGGGGCTGCGGGGAAGGGAGGGCATTGACTGGCTCCATTGACCACAACAATTGACCACCTCCATTGACCATCCCCTTTTAATGCCCCATTGACCGTCCCCATTGACCATCCCCATTGACATCCCCATAGACTGTCCCCATTGATCACCCCCATTGCCCATCCTCATTCATTGTCCCCATTGACCATCCCCATTCAATGTCCCTCTTGACAATCCCCATTGACCATCCACATTGACCATCCCCTTTCAATGTCCCCATTGACCTTCCCCATTGACATCCCCATTGACATCCCCATAGACTGTCCCCATTGACCACCCCCATTGCCCATCCTCATTCATTGTCCCCATTGACCATCCCCATTCAATGTCCCCACTGACCACCCCCACTGACCACCCCCATTGAACGTCCCCATTGACCATCCCCTTTCAATGTCCTCATTGACCATCCCCACTGACCATCTCCATTGcccacccccattgcccccccgtTTCCCCCCCTGCACCCACCGCTGCCCAGCCCGctgatgctgtggggcagcaggcGCCTGCAGGcctgctccctctgctccatcctcttcctccaggCCGGATCCATGCTCAGTCCCTGGGCCACGTACTCAGCGAGGTTCTGGAGCATCCCCACGGTGCAGGACACGGCCTGGCCGGAGCTGCCGGGCTCGGAGCACACCAGTGGGGCCCCATTGAAGCCCAGTGTGAAGCTGGGGACGGAGCCGTTGGGAGCCAGGGCGcaggagccccagagctgcaccACGAAGGCGGCTGCGGAGGGGACATGGGGGAAGCTCTGGGGgtgagctctgcctgcagccccccccTGCATCCATGCATCCCAATGCACCTGCATCCATGCATCCCAATGCACCTCCATGCATCCCAATGCACCTGCATCCATGCATCCTAATGCACCTCCATGTGTCCCAATGCACCTGCATCCATGCATCCCAATGCACCTCCATGTGTCCCAATGCACCTGCATCCATGCATCCCAATGCACCTCCATTCGTCCCAATGCACCCCCAtttgtccccatccctccacCCATCCCAATGCACCTCCATCCATGCACCCCAATGCACCTCCATGCGTCCCAATGcacctccatccatccccatccctatatccatccccattcccatcaatCCCAACCCCTCCAGCCCCCGAAATCATCACTTGGGGACCCCCAGGGCTGAGCCCCCCAAGACCGTCCCCAATGTCCCATAGGGCTGGGCCCCCCCAAACCATTCCCAATGTCCCATAGGGCTGGGCCCCCCCAAACCATCCCCAATGTCCCATAGGCctggccccccccccccccattcacccccaaATCCCCCTCTTCCAGCCCCTACCTGCCCCCTGgccccccagcaccagccccagcagcagcagcaacatctCTGGGTCCTGCTGGGGgcctcctgctcccccccccaccccggggCCCTGCCCCACATCCGTGGGTCACTGGGCAAGGGGAGTGACCCATGCGTGGGACAGCCAATGAGAGCCCGTGTTGGGTGCGCGTCATCAGTTGCCAGGGCAGACGATGCTGGCGGCAGCCACCGTCGGGACATCGCGTTAGCCATGGGGGGTGATGGACATGGGGGGACAAGGAGGGagcgggatggggatggggaatgggacTGGGATCGGGACTGGGACCAGGAGGAGGATCCGGACCAGGAGCAGATCCAGGACCAGGGACTAGGACCAGAACTGGGACCAGAACCAGGACCAAGACCAGGACAAGGACTGGATCCAGAACTGGGACCAGGACCAGAACTGGGACCAGAACCAGGACCAAGACCAGGACAAGGACTGGATCCAGGCTGGGGACCAGGACCCACATCGGAACCAGGACCAGGACCAAGAGCAGAACCAGGCCAAGGCCAAGGCTGAGGaccaggagcaggatgggacccaTCAGACACCAATAGATGAACCTGGGCCACCCCTAAATGAGGTGGGTGCCGCATCCCTGCACCCGGGAGCTGTGGGGACACTGGGGGTGACTCTGTAGGGGGCTGAACCCTCATATCAGCCATTGGAGAAGCCACCACCGTGGCCAAATCCCAGCATCCCACAATGGGGAAACTGAAGCACGGTGCTGAGGAACCTCAtctttgggggggaggggatggggtgggTGTAGCTCAACCCCATATCAGCCATCAGAGAAGCCCCCTCAGAGCAGATAACACAGCCATAGACAAAAGGGGTTTAATGCTGAATGGAGACAACCGGAGCCACCACCGCCACCAAAGGGGGTTGTGTCCATGGCACAAGGTGACGGCTGTCaccctcccctcctgctccGCCACGCTGCCACCAGCATGGCAATGCCCATCAGCGCCAAGGCCGTGCCCAAGGCCATGGCAGCACCGCACAGCGCCATCCACAACGTCTCGGTGTCCTCTGTCTCCTGCGCCACTACAATGGGGGGACAACAATGGGATAGGAACAACCGCGGTTGTCCccaatgtgtgtgtgtccccattgtTGTCACTGTGCTCACCCCAATAGGCTATGGTGGAGCTGTTGAGGCCGGGGCTGGTGACGGTGCAGCTGTAGGTGGTGCCAGCGCTGGGGGTGACCCGGAGGTAGGAGAAGCGGGTGAAGGTGACACCATCCGTCGCGGTGTAGCCGCTGTGGGTGATGCCGTTGGTGACGGGGACGTCGTCCGCCCTCCAGGTGATGTTCACTGCAGGGGGGGAGATGTTCTCCACCAGGCACACCAAGGTGTTGGGCTTGCCCAAGGCCAAGGGTTGAGATGGGAAGAGTTTGGCCACCGGGATCCCTGGGATGGGGACAAAGGGGGGTTGGGTTGGAGCTTTGGGGTCACCTCAAGGCAACCTCGTCCCACGTCTCTAAAGCCTCCCTGTGAAATGTCCCAAATTGGCCCTTTTACAGCCCAAAATCAGCCCCCAGAAGCAACGGGGATAAAATCAGTGTCCCCTCAAGGGGTGCACAATGACCACCATGGCCATGTCAACCGCAATGACCATAATGACCACAATGACCATGGTGACATATCATAACTATAACAACCACCATGACCACACCATGCCCATACCAACCACCACAACCACCACGACCATGATGACGACACCATCCCCACACCAACTACCACTATCACAATACCACCATGACCACAATAACCATAATAACTTATTTCAACCATAGC is from Melopsittacus undulatus isolate bMelUnd1 chromosome 28 unlocalized genomic scaffold, bMelUnd1.mat.Z SUPER_28_unloc_1, whole genome shotgun sequence and encodes:
- the LOC117438128 gene encoding HLA class II histocompatibility antigen, DM beta chain-like; protein product: MLLLLLGLVLGGQGAAAFVVQLWGSCALAPNGSVPSFTLGFNGAPLVCSEPGSSGQAVSCTVGMLQNLAEYVAQGLSMDPAWRKRMEQREQACRRLLPHSISGLGSAPPQVLITSSSSGDPLVPLLLTCHVWGFYPPDVTVLWLHNGDLVTPDEDPPPIVPNGDLTYQTQLRLLAAPAHGDTFTCSVQHPSLDQPLLVDWGHGLSPVLLVKVVAATMVMLLGIGVFAIGLHRYRAPAPALGYTPLDGDTYPTGSI